The sequence below is a genomic window from Equus caballus isolate H_3958 breed thoroughbred chromosome 11, TB-T2T, whole genome shotgun sequence.
TTCTGTGTGTTTGTGGGAACTGCAAGGCTGCTGAAGTGGGCACTTTTCTTGGTTAGATCAAAGACCCAGTTTTGACTACACACCACCACCCTTCCAGAAAGTCTACCCCGATCTCTAGCAGGAGACTGGCAAGAGCTGAAAGGCCATGGGGAAAAAGGGCCTGCACTACTGGTGGGAAAGGGTCACAACcgggaaaaacaaaggaaaatctaAGAAGGGGCATTTTCTGAACACTCAGGGACCATGTCAGTTGAGACCCTGACCACGAGGACATCTCTGTCCCACTAGTAGACCTACAGACTGTCACGGAAATGGGATGGGGCTAAGTCTCTGTCCATAACCTTGTGCACACCCTCAGTGTCTCCCTGACACatctcccaccccaggcctgcaACAGAAATTAGGGCTTGCCAGCCCACTGCAGCCATAGCTTGGGGAAGAGTAAAACACCACTAAGATACACCAACAAAGCCAGAAGCTTTGGTTCCAGCCCATTCATTTactagataaggaaactgaggcccaggctcaTGGAGCAGAGCCAGGAGTTGGCATCCAGATCCCTGACTGTCAGGCCCCTGTACTTCTCACTCTACCAACTCCCAAACCCTGACCCTCCTCAAGAACCTGGGTCTCAGGTGCATGCTTCACAAAGCAAGAAGAGCTAAGAACCCTCAGAAACCTTACGTCTGAAGTGGCAGAGAAACCAGAGCCATCCCTTCCCTAGAATCCTATTAGGAAGCTGAAACATACAATTATATGTTCTAATCTCTCTAAAGGGAGGGAAACCAGCAGGTTAACCAATAAAGTATGGACAATACAGTTTTTATTGCAGCTCTCAAGTCTCGCAGCCCTTTACTTCCTTTATTAACAACAGTGTCCTGCGTTTAATCGCACCACAGTGTAATCAGCATCAATGTGACCATTAGCTCAGCCACAAGTAAAGATCTCTAGAATCCAAGGCTGCATTGGGTATGGAAACACTCCAGACAGGTGAGGATCTGTGACATCACAATAGGGGCAAATGCTTACTCTCTCTAATGCCTAAGTTCTAGTGAATTCAAGTGAAACACTATTTTTAAGCCTGCAGAGGAATACAAACAttaaatacttcaaaataaaaatcagacagGAAGACAAAATGATCTACCACCTTTTCATGGTAAAATAATCTGAAGAGAgtttagaaataaatgaactacaaTTTCTAAACTATTATCTTATTTGCCAGTTTTGAGGATGTCTTCAGGTGCTAGAACTTGGagacagaaagaataaatatcaaTGTATCACTTCTAAAGTGATAATAAACATAACCCCATCTCAGACAGATGGATTTTTTCCTACAGTGGCCAAAAAGCAAGTTGAACTCTATGTACAACAGACAAATTACACAATTaggatcatttaaaaataatgagactcctctctttgccttcttccaaagtatataatatatatttaacagCACATAAGAAGACACCACTTGAGCTTCCCTTGTAGCCAACAGGAAGTAttttcacatataaaaattaaaaatttaaacttttaaatcattaatattttttaaacataatacaGACTTAAAAATTGTTCAACATTAACCCATGACCCTGCCCCTAGCACAAAAATCCACCCCAAATCCAGAAGTCACAGTTTATTGTTCCTAAAAATCCCACAGCACTGAACTTGATCTTCACTTCATGCTGATCACTAACAAGAGGCCCCTAACAGAAATCCCCAGGGAGGACCAGAAGCACGATCGACGCTGCATCTCTTATCTACCTGGGCAGCACTGGTGCACCTCTGCGGTCAGGTCCATGAGAGTCGGCCCCCACACTAGGGTCCTGGAAGGGTGAGCTGGCAGCTTCCCTCATCTTCCCCCTCGAAGGCTGTCCAATAAGCACCTGGGAATTGACTTTTCTTGGGAAAAGGGTGCTGGTAACAGCTGTCAGGGCCAAGGCAATAGTGAGAAGTTCAGTTCTCTGCTCTTTGGATGAACTGtgtaaaacatttcttttaaaagacacaatgttaaaaatattaagaaaaacgTCTACAAAATCTGGAGGGCTGCCTCTTCCTCAGAGGGTAAAGCTTGTGGGGTGGTGGGAAAAGAATTGAGGGCCCAGAACTATAACTCTGCAgcaaaagatagatagatagatgcccTTCAAAACACGTCACATTCTTAAGATGTCTTGCTGAAGAAGCAAGAGCTGAGGGTGACTGTATGAGTAAGAGCAGTACGGGCGCCAACTCCTGCAGGGGGAGGGTCCTACTGTGCGCCCCACTCTGCACAAGAACGTCAGGCTTTAGGGCAGCTGCCATCGGCCCCAAGGGGCATCAGGACTCTGCCTCTGAAGCAGAGCTGCTTTCCCGACTAACTTCAATCTGGAGAGATGGTAAGTTATCTAACCGGCTCTTCTTTTGGCGAGACTGTTCTTTCTCCTTAATCAGAGCCCCCCATGCCCTTTGCAGCTCAGAGTCATCTTCCTCAGTGCCAGGCGCCCTGGGATCCACTTTcttcatgttcttttctttggTCTTGGGTGCAGATCCTAAGCGAGTCCATAAACTACCTGTTTGGGTGAGAAGGCATTTCAGTTTTGGCAGTCAATGCTGAGACACAGGGTAGTACTGAGGAAGCAGGGGCACTGCCAACACCTAACATGCAGGAGACAGTGGGAGGTCTGTGGGACTTGCAACCACTGTGCAGTCTTGGGCAGGTAACCTCATCTCCTTGGCTGAAGTCCCCTGCCTGCAAACTGAGGGATCTAGATCCAGTGGGAGACTCAAACAGTTAGGGGACTGATGTCCCCCATGCTAGGCATACAGGAATCATCTGGGAGGCTGTCAATGCTCCACCTGCCCCACCCTGGTGAGACTCACCATCCTGTGTAGTTTCATTCTGCCAGGAGCAAGCCATTCCAAGATCACTCCCAGCTGTAACATTCTGCAAACTGAAGGGCCTGCTACACTGTAAACTTTCAGAGATTCTGCCCACTAtccactaatttttaaaatatacttcattAATGCCTAACAACAGAGAAATGTATTTAGAATTTCATAGTATAGCCACACTACAAGGCacttaacagctttattcataaggaATATAACAAGCGGAAAAATGATTACGATAAAATGCTATATGAAAAAAGTGGGCTATGTATATGGACAAAGACTGGAATAGCATACAAGAAACTAAAAAGTATTTGTGCTAAACAGAACCAGgggtggttttctttctcttttctaaattttccataCGGTTATCATGACGGTGGtcatgataatgatgatgatgatgatgatgataatggaagaggaaaaataatttatttttggcATATGCTATTTCCTGTCTCCTGCTAACAAAGTATTTCTATGCTACACCCATTGTCCTTGCTCTTACCCAATTCCCATCCCCATCAATTTTAAGTGTTACCAACCTGATTTCTTCTCCCGAGTATCAGAGTAGAGGCCTTTAATGTCTTGCCTGGGAACACCTAGCCTACTATGTACATCAGAAAAGGGCTCTCTCCGAACAACAGGGTTACTACTAAAAGCCTTTTCCGGAGAATATGGTCTTTTTCCTAATCGCTGGCGTAtatctagaaaaagaaagaaagtactaCTGTGACCAAGTGTGTGTGCTTTGCTATCCGGATTGTCAGCCTGAGATCTCTGCAGAACCTGGTGCCAAATCTCCTCTAGTGAGGACACAATCAGGCTTCTAAAAGCCTTGTCTCTCTGTAATCAGTCTGGATCCCGTAGGAAAATTCGGACGTTGAGGTTCTCAGAGCAAAATAATCTCAGCTGactgctccagaaaggaatttctgaagCAGAAtcaactgttttgttttttcagtagAACTGAGCAGAGCAAATAATTTACAAACATTTCGGCTGACAAGTAATACTGcaagttccctgagggcagaagCCACAATCTTTGAACATTTAAGTTCTCAATAAACTTACTACATTTAACAATAAAGGTAATgagattggcaaaaaaaaaaggatcaaggGAAGATGTCTCAAATCAACTTTGCTTTTTCCCCAATTCCCCCAAAAACTTGCCTGTCCTCTTGCGCTCCTTCTAACACTAACAGCAACAAGGAAAATATGCTTATTAGCAAGTCATTATGCTAGGGCTTTCTTACTCTCAGATTGTTGCTTATCCTCCCGGAGAGCAAGCATCCTCATCTTTCCAGTCCCTCTGGCCTGGGCCCATtggcttttctccctttccttcctcacttCCCACTGCCAAGTCTTCTTCCTTCACAAGGTTTGATGTTCTCATCCATTTTGTCTCTACTGTTTCCGACCCTAGTTCAGGCCTCCTTACTTAACTCTCTACCCAACCCTACTCTGCCACCTAAAACAGATATAAGATCAGGTTACCTATCACCTCAAAAAACTAGGTCTGCCAACTGAGATCCTATTCCCTCCCCATGGCCTTGCCCTAAAGCCACTTTCTTTAAGAAGCCTTCCACAATTCCCCCAGGAGAccaccctcccctctctgcaCCCACAGTCCACCACTTACAGACCTACCAGAGCACTTACTGCATTCTGCTCTGGAGTGGAATTATCTGAATGTGCGCACTCATGTTTCTCCATCTGAATTCTATGACTTGGCATCCTCTCCAAAGACTTCTAACACTCCCAGCacctagcccagggcctggcacatagcaggcataGCCAAGTAGCCActgtatgtgtctgtgtacaTGTAAACTATCTAGCTCAAATTCTTAACCATTTATACAACAACCCAACTTAATTTTTACCATCCTTATGTATAAAGTATACCAATGACTTATAGAGTAAAAATTGCTTGGGACAAAAATATTGAAAGTTAGTATTGCAAAAGTCTGATTAATTCTCTTGTCCTCAAGTGCCAATGCCTAACCCAAAATCTAGAAGTGATGAGCCAGGACAACTAAATAGGTCCACAAATGGCAACATGATCCAAGAACCTATCCCTGCCTCAATTTGCTTTCTGGAGCTAAGAATGAAGCCCAGAAACACCACTGAACAACAATACCTGATTTAGCACTGCTGCCTGGTGGCCGCGGACGTGTGTGCTGACGTTTTTCATCTAACAAATGTCGGACATCTGCAAATTTCTCAGGCAGCAATTTGTTACCAATTCGGTTTTTGATATTGCTTGTGGATATAGTATCTGCCCTCAtagagtttctttaaaaaaaaaaaagagcatagtGAATCAACTTGAACTGTGGGACAGTGCCCACAGAACAATCTTATAAATCTTAGTGAAAACAATTTAAGAAACCCAATCTAAGATGGCCACCATTCACTTACAAACACCACACATCAGCAATTATTTGCTTACAAAAATCCTGATCAGCCTGCTGTAAAAAGGGCAGTCAGGGTGAGCAGGTTCCCGAGTTTTCCTGAGTGGTTTGTCGACATGATATCTGAAAGCTAGCACAGAGCACGTAACTGTGTCTGCTTCTCCTGGGACAAACACTGAGCAGAGGCCCACAAAGGGCTCCAGGCCTCTGCTCACCCGGGCTGTGATTTGGCTATAGTTAAGGTACAACACAGTCTACAACCCCCTTCTTTAAAAGGCAGACTTCTCTGTCAAAGACATCTGCTACCATGCTGGGGACCAGCATTATTCTGGTAGCATTCATCTTCAGAAAGTtctccaaaaactaaaaatacagatGTGAACAAACCAGCttgaatgttttttctcttttccccacacATACCACCAAGAACACTTAGAGAGAACATCCCGAAACCCCAACCCTTTGAGTTCTACAAATGCTATCTGCCCTCAGGAATCTGCTCATCCCCTCTAGCCACcaaagaaatgcatattaaaataactattttggggccggccccgtggctgagtggttgggttcacacactctgcttcagtggcccagggtttcgccggttcggatcctgggcgcggacatggcactgctcatcgagccatgctgaggcagcatcccatatgccacaactaggactcacaaccaaaaatatacaactatgtaccagggggctttggggagaaaaaggaaaaataaaatctttaaaaaataaataactattttttaatcCATGAAATTAGTGAAAATTAGGAAGAGTGATAATACCTAAGGTTGGTGAGCATATAGGTAACAAGTGGTAATGTGAGTGAGTAAAATCTTTCTAGAAGGAAATTTAGCAAtaccacattttaaaacatgcaCAATTGTTTTATGTAATAACTAGAATTCAACGAATTTATCTAGTAGTGCAACAGTAAGAAAATGGAAACCTAAACGTCCACCAACAAGGGACTGGTTAAACAAATCACAATACTTCTAAACAATGGACTATACACAGTTGAAAAAATAGCAGATGTctacattaaatgtaaaaagcATAATGCAAAACAATGTATATAGCATAACTTCATTTTTGTACAAATATATCTGTAATTTCTCCATGTGTTATGTATGTGCATAAAACAAATAGGAATGTTATTCACCCAATTGCTACTGTCGTTATCTTAGGAAAGGATGAGACTACAGGTGATTTTTACTTTGTATATTGTCTATAGTTTTTATAACAAGGATCACTTCTTGTACATTTAGAGGGAAAATCAGATACTTTTATTAAATTCTACAAAGGACTGAAATTAGATCAGATAAAAGTGActgtaaaattaagaaaaattaagaagttagtaattgatattaaaaataaaattaaaagctagcattgataaaaagaaaaaatattttacctaaTATTTTTCAACTGAGATTCCACTTCATCAGCATACATAGTCATTTTCATGCTCTTCTTTGGTGAAGGAGTGGAAATCATTTTCAGTTCTAGATCATAGTCCATCTCATCAGAGTCTGAGCTGCTGGCACTGGACCGCCTAGACGTGCTCCGCTCCCGGGTCTGCTTGAGAGCGGGGAGTTCCTCATGGTACTCTACCACCACCCTGTCATCTGCATCCATGTCctggtcctcctcctcctcctcttcctcttcctcctcttctataGGTTCCTCAGGAACATTCACTAGTCCTAAGGAATTTAACCAAAACACATTAGGAAAAGCACTATAACAAGTCTGATTTTCCATTCTATGATGgtgaacttttttaaaagatggggTTCCCACACCCAAGATTTTATTGGAGCATTATCTATAGTGCTAATCTGGTTACCATTCTGATACCCACAACAGAAGAATGGCTGGGTAAAATGACCCAGCAGCCTGATGCACTATCACAAACTCATCTAAAACACAGTCAagcatcattattcacagattctgtatttgtgaattttccaaatttattgtaACTCCAGAATCAATACTCATGGCACTTTCATGGTCAACTGTGGACATgcatagagcagaaaaaaatctgaGTCACTAGACATGCAAGTTCTCAGCTGAGGTCAAACAAGCAATGTTCCGCCTTCTCGTTTCAtttctcatactgtaaacaagcGTCCTTTTTGCAGTCTATTGAGTGCTACTTTTCCACATTTTCGCGgcttttgttggtgatttcact
It includes:
- the NCBP3 gene encoding nuclear cap-binding protein subunit 3 isoform X6, whose amino-acid sequence is MMKKAIPKVRLETIYICGVDEMSTQDIFSYFKEYPPAHIEWLDDTSCNVVWLDEMTATRALINMSSLPALDKIRSRDANEDKSSEKSKKDKQEDSSDDDEAEEGEVEDENSSDVELDTLSQVEEESLLRNDLRPANKLAKGNRLFMRFATKDDKKELGAARRSQYYMKYGNPNYGGMKGILSNSWKRRYHSRRIQRDVIKKRALIGDDVGLTSYKHRHSGLVNVPEEPIEEEEEEEEEEEDQDMDADDRVVVEYHEELPALKQTRERSTSRRSSASSSDSDEMDYDLELKMISTPSPKKSMKMTMYADEVESQLKNIRNSMRADTISTSNIKNRIGNKLLPEKFADVRHLLDEKRQHTRPRPPGSSAKSDIRQRLGKRPYSPEKAFSSNPVVRREPFSDVHSRLGVPRQDIKGLYSDTREKKSGCLWTRLGSAPKTKEKNMKKVDPRAPGTEEDDSELQRAWGALIKEKEQSRQKKSRCYQHPFPKKSQFPGAYWTAFEGEDEGSCQLTLPGP
- the NCBP3 gene encoding nuclear cap-binding protein subunit 3 isoform X4, which produces MKTRLAASSLESMSPPSDAFTHPGNIWAALEAIEKKEQRAKRFHFRSEVNLAQRNVALDRDMMKKAIPKVRLETIYICGVDEMSTQDIFSYFKEYPPAHIEWLDDTSCNVVWLDEMTATRALINMSSLPALDKIRSRDANEDKSSEKSKKDKQEDSSDDDEAEEGEVEDENSSDVELDTLSQVEEESLLRNDLRPANKLAKGNRLFMRFATKDDKKELGAARRSQYYMKYGNPNYGGMKGILSNSWKRRYHSRRIQRDVIKKRALIGDDVGLTSYKHRHSGLVNVPEEPIEEEEEEEEEEEDQDMDADDRVVVEYHEELPALKQTRERSTSRRSSASSSDSDEMDYDLELKMISTPSPKKSMKMTMYADEVESQLKNIRNSMRADTISTSNIKNRIGNKLLPEKFADVRHLLDEKRQHTRPRPPGSSAKSDIRQRLGKRPYSPEKAFSSNPVVRREPFSDVHSRLGVPRQDIKGLYSDTREKKSGCLWTRLGSAPKTKEKNMKKVDPRAPGTEEDDSELQRAWGALIKEKEQSRQKKSRCYQHPFPKKSQFPGAYWTAFEGEDEGSCQLTLPGP
- the NCBP3 gene encoding nuclear cap-binding protein subunit 3 isoform X3 yields the protein MKTRLAASSLESMSPPSDAFTHPGNIWAALEAIEKKEQRAKRFHFRSEVNLAQRNVALDRDMMKKAIPKVRLETIYICGVDEMSTQDIFSYFKEYPPAHIEWLDDTSCNVVWLDEMTATRALINMSSLPALDKIRSRDANEDKSSEKSKKDKQEDSSDDDEAEEGEVEDENSSDVELDTLSQVEEESLLRNDLRPANKLAKGNRLFMRFATKDDKKELGAARRSQYYMKYGNPNYGGMKGILSNSWKRRYHSRRIQRDVIKKRALIGDDVGLTSYKHRHSGLVNVPEEPIEEEEEEEEEEEDQDMDADDRVVVEYHEELPALKQTRERSTSRRSSASSSDSDEMDYDLELKMISTPSPKKSMKMTMYADEVESQLKNIRNSMRADTISTSNIKNRIGNKLLPEKFADVRHLLDEKRQHTRPRPPGSSAKSDIRQRLGKRPYSPEKAFSSNPVVRREPFSDVHSRLGVPRQDIKGLYSDTREKKSGSLWTRLGSAPKTKEKNMKKVDPRAPGTEEDDSELQRAWGALIKEKEQSRQKKSRCYQHPFPKKSQFPGAYWTAFEGEDEGSCQLTLPGP
- the NCBP3 gene encoding nuclear cap-binding protein subunit 3 isoform X5, with amino-acid sequence MMKKAIPKVRLETIYICGVDEMSTQDIFSYFKEYPPAHIEWLDDTSCNVVWLDEMTATRALINMSSLPALDKIRSRDANEDKSSEKSKKDKQEDSSDDDEAEEGEVEDENSSDVELDTLSQVEEESLLRNDLRPANKLAKGNRLFMRFATKDDKKELGAARRSQYYMKYGNPNYGGMKGILSNSWKRRYHSRRIQRDVIKKRALIGDDVGLTSYKHRHSGLVNVPEEPIEEEEEEEEEEEDQDMDADDRVVVEYHEELPALKQTRERSTSRRSSASSSDSDEMDYDLELKMISTPSPKKSMKMTMYADEVESQLKNIRNSMRADTISTSNIKNRIGNKLLPEKFADVRHLLDEKRQHTRPRPPGSSAKSDIRQRLGKRPYSPEKAFSSNPVVRREPFSDVHSRLGVPRQDIKGLYSDTREKKSGSLWTRLGSAPKTKEKNMKKVDPRAPGTEEDDSELQRAWGALIKEKEQSRQKKSRCYQHPFPKKSQFPGAYWTAFEGEDEGSCQLTLPGP